The following are encoded together in the Citrobacter arsenatis genome:
- a CDS encoding GDP-mannose mannosyl hydrolase, whose product MFLSQDDFVTVVRSTPLVSIDLIVENTQGEFLLGKRLNRPAQGYWFVPGGRVQKDEPLSAAFERLTEGELGLRLPLSAGKFYGVWQHFYNDNFANEEFSTHYVVLGFRLQVQEKDLCLPDAQHEAYCWLAPAVLLSSENVHENSRAYFQNDANHVIGLETKDVKYV is encoded by the coding sequence ATGTTTTTGTCTCAGGACGATTTTGTCACCGTCGTTCGTTCTACTCCGCTTGTCTCCATCGATTTGATTGTGGAAAACACGCAGGGCGAATTTCTTTTAGGTAAACGGCTGAACCGTCCCGCGCAAGGCTATTGGTTTGTACCTGGTGGCCGAGTACAGAAGGATGAGCCATTGAGTGCAGCCTTTGAACGGCTAACTGAAGGCGAATTGGGATTGCGATTACCGTTGTCCGCTGGCAAGTTTTATGGCGTCTGGCAACACTTCTATAACGACAATTTCGCCAATGAGGAGTTTTCGACCCATTACGTGGTGCTCGGTTTTCGTCTGCAAGTACAGGAAAAAGACCTGTGTTTGCCCGACGCGCAGCACGAAGCATACTGCTGGCTGGCGCCTGCGGTATTGTTGAGTAGCGAGAACGTTCATGAAAACAGTCGTGCCTATTTTCAAAATGATGCCAAT
- the fcl gene encoding GDP-L-fucose synthase: MNRQRIFIAGHRGMVGSAIVRQLEQRGDVDLVLRSRDELNLLDSKAVLDFFAAERIDQVYLAAAKVGGIVANNTYPADFIFENMMIESNIIHAAHLHDVNKLLFLGSSCIYPKMAKQPMAESELLQGSLEPTNEPYAIAKIAGIKLCESYNRQYGRDYRSVMPTNLYGPHDNFHPSNSHVIPALLRRFHEATMQNASEVIVWGSGTPMREFLHVDDMAAASIHVMELDREVWQENTQPMLSHINVGTGVDCSIRELAQTIARVVGYRGQVVFDASKPDGTPRKLLDVSRLKKLGWQFGISLEDGLGSTYHWFLENQHRFRG, translated from the coding sequence ATGAACAGACAACGTATTTTTATTGCTGGTCATCGCGGAATGGTGGGTTCCGCGATTGTTCGCCAGTTAGAACAACGCGGTGATGTGGATCTGGTGCTGCGTAGCCGAGATGAACTGAACTTGCTCGACAGTAAGGCTGTTTTAGACTTTTTTGCCGCCGAGCGTATAGATCAGGTATATCTGGCTGCGGCTAAGGTGGGAGGCATTGTTGCCAACAACACTTACCCAGCCGATTTCATTTTCGAAAATATGATGATAGAGAGCAACATTATTCATGCGGCGCATCTGCACGACGTGAACAAATTGTTATTTCTCGGCTCTTCCTGTATTTACCCTAAGATGGCGAAACAGCCAATGGCGGAGAGTGAACTGCTGCAGGGCTCGCTCGAACCAACTAATGAACCATATGCTATTGCTAAGATCGCCGGAATAAAGCTGTGTGAGTCCTATAACCGCCAATACGGTCGTGATTATCGCTCGGTGATGCCGACAAACCTATACGGGCCCCACGACAACTTCCACCCGAGTAACTCGCATGTTATCCCGGCGCTGTTGCGTCGTTTTCATGAAGCGACGATGCAAAATGCCTCAGAGGTGATTGTGTGGGGAAGCGGCACGCCAATGCGTGAGTTCTTGCATGTAGATGATATGGCAGCAGCCAGTATTCACGTTATGGAATTGGACCGCGAAGTTTGGCAGGAAAACACCCAGCCAATGCTATCTCACATTAATGTTGGTACAGGTGTGGACTGTTCCATCCGTGAGCTAGCTCAAACAATCGCACGAGTGGTGGGCTACAGAGGACAGGTGGTATTTGATGCGAGCAAACCGGACGGCACTCCCCGCAAATTACTTGACGTCTCGAGACTAAAAAAATTGGGCTGGCAGTTCGGCATTTCACTCGAAGATGGCCTGGGCAGCACATATCATTGGTTCCTTGAGAATCAACATCGATTCCGGGGGTAA
- the gmd gene encoding GDP-mannose 4,6-dehydratase: MKVALITGVTGQDGSYLAELLLEKGYEVHGIKRRASSFNTERVDHIYQDPHSSNPKFHLHYGDLTDSSNLTRILKEVQPDEVYNLGAMSHVAVSFESPEYTADVDAMGTLRLLEAIRFLGLEKKTRFYQASTSELYGLVQEIPQKETTPFYPRSPYAVAKLYAYWITVNYRESYGIYACNGILFNHESPRRGETFVTRKITRAIANIAQGLESCLYLGNMDSLRDWGHAKDYVKMQWMMLQQDEPEDFVIATGVQYSVRQFVEMAAAQLGIELRFEGKGVEEKGIVVSVTGDDAPGVKVGDVIIAVDPRYFRPAEVETLLGDPSKAHEKLGWKPEITLSEMVSEMVAKDLEAAKKHSLLKSHGFNVSLSQE, from the coding sequence ATGAAAGTTGCTTTAATTACTGGCGTGACTGGGCAGGATGGTTCATATTTGGCGGAGCTTTTGCTGGAAAAAGGTTATGAAGTTCATGGCATTAAGCGTCGTGCTTCTTCGTTTAATACTGAACGCGTGGATCACATTTATCAAGACCCACATTCCAGCAACCCGAAATTTCATTTGCATTACGGCGATCTGACAGACTCTTCTAACCTTACTCGTATTCTGAAAGAAGTTCAGCCGGATGAAGTCTATAACCTTGGTGCAATGAGTCACGTAGCAGTTTCCTTTGAGTCTCCGGAATACACTGCTGATGTCGATGCTATGGGGACATTGCGTCTATTGGAAGCCATTCGTTTCCTTGGTCTGGAAAAGAAGACCCGTTTCTATCAAGCATCCACTTCTGAACTTTACGGCCTGGTGCAAGAAATTCCGCAAAAAGAGACCACCCCGTTCTACCCGCGCTCTCCGTATGCTGTTGCTAAACTGTATGCCTACTGGATTACAGTGAATTACCGTGAATCATATGGCATTTATGCCTGTAACGGTATTCTATTTAACCACGAGTCGCCGCGTCGTGGCGAAACCTTTGTGACCCGTAAAATTACCCGTGCTATTGCTAACATCGCACAAGGTCTAGAGTCCTGCTTGTATCTTGGCAATATGGATTCTCTGCGCGACTGGGGACATGCGAAGGACTACGTAAAGATGCAGTGGATGATGCTGCAACAGGATGAACCGGAAGACTTTGTTATTGCTACTGGTGTGCAGTACTCCGTACGTCAGTTTGTTGAAATGGCCGCAGCCCAGTTGGGAATCGAATTACGTTTTGAAGGTAAAGGTGTCGAGGAGAAGGGGATCGTGGTTTCAGTTACCGGCGATGATGCTCCCGGCGTGAAGGTGGGAGATGTAATTATTGCTGTAGATCCGCGCTATTTCCGTCCTGCAGAAGTAGAAACTCTGCTAGGTGATCCGAGCAAAGCACACGAAAAACTAGGCTGGAAACCGGAAATCACACTTTCGGAGATGGTATCTGAAATGGTTGCGAAAGATCTGGAGGCAGCGAAGAAACACTCTCTGTTAAAGTCTCACGGATTTAATGTCAGTTTATCTCAGGAATAA
- a CDS encoding alpha-1,2-fucosyltransferase, with translation MSKVCCRLAGGLGNQIFQYGASLLISKKSTVPLIALDDSELKKYKAVRKNELPIYFKLVSSSIKNHSILKLRLPRMKAIAKYSDRFVGDYNFNRVANKIIPAQNYYLDGYFQSCLDQSLFDEMLEVLKKDYRYTNLGIQKSICAVHIRGGDFLTAKYSGIADVNYYLEQLAKVKELNVAERFVIVTDDKKYASEIANKMAIKYSFSEGNMLDDFLLLAQSETKILSNSTFSIWASALGYQPGCIVFAPKKLTVQDSRNFILPGELS, from the coding sequence ATGTCTAAAGTATGTTGCAGATTAGCAGGTGGGCTAGGCAATCAGATCTTTCAATATGGCGCTTCACTTCTTATTAGCAAAAAAAGTACGGTTCCATTGATTGCACTTGATGATTCTGAGTTAAAAAAATATAAAGCAGTAAGGAAAAATGAATTACCAATTTATTTTAAATTGGTTAGTTCATCGATAAAGAATCATAGTATTCTCAAGTTGCGTTTACCCCGAATGAAAGCAATTGCAAAATACAGTGATAGGTTTGTTGGTGACTATAATTTTAATCGAGTGGCTAATAAAATAATCCCTGCACAAAACTATTACTTGGATGGTTATTTCCAAAGTTGTCTTGACCAAAGTCTTTTCGATGAAATGCTTGAGGTTCTGAAAAAAGACTACCGATACACCAATCTTGGAATTCAAAAGAGCATTTGCGCAGTTCATATTCGTGGTGGTGATTTTTTAACTGCAAAATACAGTGGGATTGCTGATGTAAATTATTATCTGGAACAGTTGGCTAAGGTCAAAGAGTTGAATGTTGCAGAGCGATTTGTTATCGTAACAGATGATAAAAAATATGCTTCTGAGATAGCCAATAAAATGGCTATAAAATATTCATTTTCCGAAGGCAATATGCTTGATGATTTTTTATTGTTAGCACAATCTGAAACTAAGATATTATCTAATAGTACGTTTTCTATTTGGGCATCAGCTTTAGGCTACCAACCTGGGTGCATTGTTTTTGCCCCCAAGAAGTTAACGGTTCAGGACTCTAGAAATTTCATTCTTCCTGGTGAGTTAAGTTAA
- a CDS encoding HAD family hydrolase, whose protein sequence is MKLAVFDICGTLYHDNTTYSFLRWLSKKNIIKYNKSIMNAPYILRALNVIYSSFSRKDVYRILQVKQLSDFSFDDINKWAREFVDELEENRIYSTNILMEEYKKQGYKIVIASATIEPVARAIAQKLGVEYYSSTIGFLNNKCTGEINKDLLFLKKDTLLHLLKKAETTIVVTDNYTDIELVLVSDHSHIIVRNDRDIEKWNRCLKENARKVDFIKKDA, encoded by the coding sequence TTGAAATTGGCTGTTTTTGATATATGCGGTACGTTATACCATGACAATACTACATATTCATTTTTGCGTTGGCTTTCTAAAAAAAACATAATAAAGTATAACAAGAGTATAATGAATGCCCCATATATATTGCGTGCGCTGAATGTAATATATTCATCCTTCAGTAGGAAGGATGTTTATAGGATTTTACAGGTAAAACAATTATCTGATTTCTCATTCGATGATATCAATAAATGGGCAAGGGAATTCGTAGATGAACTAGAAGAGAATCGCATATATAGCACAAATATTTTGATGGAGGAATATAAGAAACAAGGGTATAAAATTGTGATCGCAAGTGCAACTATCGAACCTGTAGCAAGGGCAATTGCTCAAAAACTAGGTGTCGAGTATTATTCTTCAACAATTGGTTTTTTAAATAATAAGTGCACAGGCGAAATTAATAAGGATCTGTTATTTTTAAAGAAAGACACTTTGTTGCATTTATTAAAAAAAGCAGAAACCACAATAGTCGTTACTGATAACTACACAGATATAGAGTTAGTTTTAGTGAGCGATCATTCTCATATTATTGTACGCAATGATAGAGATATAGAAAAATGGAATAGGTGCCTTAAAGAAAATGCTCGAAAAGTTGATTTTATTAAGAAGGATGCTTAA
- a CDS encoding glycosyltransferase: protein MEVYYRVSDYYPLGAEGSSAASSVRHRVDRVCRCLPDGNELKIYSIIKSRNVSIVKREKHNISNTQQCITYCVASNFLGAILKGFISIFLMFYLIFKIMGRGKYVLIYNLLPANILVYILPTYIFPWILKKTIFQVEEIYSVYDFSFLKRFLTQCSENFVFKKGHNFIVVNENVRNLIKRKDANSIVDYGYNSRNGNTIKPSSTPENIIYTGRLDFVGGIEVLLQALTDLPTDIKNKLVITGNGGLKEHVVTCTNELGISYRGFLNESDYNSLLLDAKISINPLRSQCKFSFYSFPSKVLQYLEYGCVVISSGISQPELEEYFADELLTYENDDPVKLNSLIREANLLNFDKMTIINKYNVFMEMKEHKLRSFFTTVLGG from the coding sequence ATGGAAGTATATTATAGAGTAAGTGATTATTATCCTTTGGGTGCTGAAGGGAGCTCTGCTGCGAGTTCGGTGCGGCATAGAGTTGATAGAGTTTGCCGATGTCTTCCAGATGGAAATGAACTTAAAATATATTCAATTATTAAATCTAGAAATGTATCAATCGTAAAACGCGAAAAACATAATATTTCGAATACGCAACAGTGTATAACATATTGTGTTGCCTCTAATTTTTTAGGTGCAATATTAAAAGGGTTTATTTCGATTTTTTTAATGTTCTATCTTATATTTAAAATAATGGGTAGAGGGAAGTATGTCCTGATCTACAATTTATTACCTGCTAATATCCTTGTTTATATATTACCCACATATATTTTCCCTTGGATATTGAAGAAAACTATATTTCAAGTTGAGGAAATATACAGTGTCTATGATTTTTCTTTTCTTAAGCGGTTTTTAACGCAGTGTTCGGAAAATTTTGTTTTCAAAAAAGGGCATAATTTCATTGTCGTTAATGAAAATGTCAGAAATCTAATTAAGAGAAAAGATGCAAATTCAATAGTTGACTATGGATACAATTCTAGAAATGGTAATACAATTAAACCTAGCTCAACACCAGAAAATATTATTTATACTGGGAGATTAGATTTCGTTGGTGGTATAGAAGTACTCTTACAGGCTCTGACTGATTTACCTACGGATATAAAAAATAAGTTAGTAATTACCGGTAATGGGGGCTTAAAAGAACATGTTGTTACCTGTACAAATGAGCTAGGAATTTCTTATCGGGGTTTTCTTAATGAATCTGATTATAATTCATTGCTGTTAGATGCAAAAATAAGCATTAACCCACTTCGGTCGCAATGTAAATTCTCTTTTTATTCATTTCCATCAAAAGTACTACAGTACTTGGAGTATGGTTGTGTTGTTATTTCGAGTGGGATTTCACAACCTGAATTGGAAGAATATTTTGCGGATGAGTTATTAACTTATGAAAATGATGACCCTGTAAAACTTAACTCTTTAATTAGAGAAGCAAATCTGCTGAATTTTGATAAAATGACAATAATAAATAAGTATAATGTCTTCATGGAGATGAAAGAACATAAGCTAAGGTCCTTTTTCACGACAGTTTTAGGAGGATGA
- a CDS encoding CatB-related O-acetyltransferase — MGFLNRFKSYLIKRDINKNGMGIYIDLLSYVDEYSTFEGNNRITGKSSIYNSHIGRYSYAVGASIGNAMVGRFCSIAMGSKIGGLGAHPTSLISTHPIFYSSRKQCGVSFTNEDKFAEEKTTILGNDVWVGANAIIMDGVKIGDGAIIAAGAVVTKDVLPYAIVAGVPAVVKRFRCSAQHVDVLKDIEWWNWSETVLKDYLHLFQGDLKDNIVELIRVSKKLKEHN; from the coding sequence ATGGGATTTTTGAATAGATTTAAATCATATCTGATAAAAAGAGACATAAATAAAAATGGTATGGGGATCTATATAGACCTGCTATCTTATGTTGATGAATATTCCACGTTTGAAGGTAATAATAGAATTACTGGAAAATCCTCAATTTATAACTCACATATTGGGAGATATTCCTATGCCGTTGGAGCAAGCATAGGAAATGCTATGGTGGGTAGATTTTGCAGTATTGCTATGGGTTCAAAAATTGGAGGGCTTGGCGCTCATCCAACGTCTTTAATATCAACACATCCAATTTTTTATTCTTCAAGAAAACAATGTGGTGTCTCGTTTACAAACGAAGATAAATTTGCAGAAGAAAAAACAACTATTTTAGGTAATGATGTTTGGGTTGGTGCCAATGCTATTATTATGGATGGTGTTAAAATAGGCGATGGTGCAATCATAGCAGCAGGTGCAGTTGTAACAAAAGATGTGCTGCCGTATGCGATTGTTGCTGGTGTTCCTGCTGTCGTTAAACGATTCCGCTGTTCTGCACAGCATGTAGATGTATTAAAGGATATAGAATGGTGGAATTGGTCTGAGACTGTTTTAAAAGATTATTTACATTTATTTCAGGGGGATCTTAAAGATAATATAGTTGAATTAATTAGAGTAAGTAAAAAACTAAAGGAACATAATTGA
- a CDS encoding sugar transferase, with the protein MKKYSPVIAFVYSRPEHTKKMLTALSKNSLAEYTDLIIYSDGAKAQKDDAGVQAVREYIDTITGFNSITIVKQDKNIGLAQSIIQGVTETVNKFGRVIVLEDDIETSPYFLKYMNDALDMYAEVKKVGSISGSSYPVKMANNNESTYLLRIPLCWGWATWADRWQSFNKDINTVKLTDKKIKDYINFDGAFDFFEQATLNADGKLNTWFIFWYITLASNKWLALFPTTVMAKNIGHDGSGENCNGDDIYKDTAIANKPIELNRKDVLIESKDYYLAHIDYFRRNKKSLLARVISFVKRKIKGA; encoded by the coding sequence GTGAAAAAATATTCTCCTGTAATCGCTTTTGTCTATTCACGACCTGAGCATACAAAAAAAATGTTAACGGCATTAAGTAAGAATAGTCTTGCAGAATATACTGACCTTATTATCTATTCAGACGGTGCAAAAGCCCAGAAGGATGATGCCGGTGTCCAGGCTGTGCGAGAATATATTGACACTATAACTGGATTCAATAGTATAACGATAGTTAAGCAAGATAAAAATATTGGACTCGCTCAAAGTATAATTCAGGGCGTAACGGAAACAGTAAATAAGTTTGGGCGCGTAATTGTTCTTGAGGATGATATAGAGACATCACCTTATTTCTTAAAGTATATGAATGACGCATTAGATATGTACGCGGAAGTAAAAAAGGTAGGCTCTATTTCCGGTAGCAGCTATCCTGTCAAGATGGCCAATAATAATGAATCAACCTACCTACTAAGAATTCCGCTGTGCTGGGGATGGGCTACATGGGCAGATCGATGGCAGAGCTTTAATAAAGATATTAATACAGTTAAACTAACTGATAAGAAAATTAAAGATTACATAAATTTTGATGGAGCATTTGATTTTTTTGAACAAGCTACACTTAATGCTGATGGTAAACTTAATACATGGTTTATCTTCTGGTATATAACGCTAGCATCAAATAAGTGGTTGGCTCTTTTTCCGACAACAGTAATGGCGAAGAACATAGGTCACGATGGTTCAGGGGAAAACTGTAACGGTGATGACATTTATAAAGATACTGCTATTGCTAATAAACCCATAGAGTTAAACCGAAAAGATGTTCTAATTGAAAGTAAAGATTATTATTTGGCACATATAGACTATTTCAGAAGAAACAAAAAAAGCCTACTTGCCAGAGTTATTTCTTTTGTAAAAAGAAAGATAAAAGGGGCTTGA
- a CDS encoding flippase: MLVKLTKKINVNFEIKKIISNAGWLLFDKFVRLMFGLLVGVWVARYLGPETYGQLAYVITLISFFQVIALLGMDTILVRDIAHNIDKAHQNLGTALILRFCVGFLCLIVAVGGVAFFNGAHFALLTLLAGGGLVFQCADTIDIWFQSQSQSKRTVIAKLCAYTITNIMRVVLILCHSPLWAFALLLSIDALLSALALTYAYRKFRTKHQWSATVEKCKLLLSESWPYLVSGLSIILYMRIDQVMIKNLLGEESLGVYAAALQFSTLWNFVPVTLSVSLAPYIARKKREGEHEYYKAIGNVFLMFSFIGWGITLIISVMSPFIIEIMLGTNYTNGIGVLAIHVVTNLFICLGVAQSLWIVNERKGTFTLYKSLTGLVVCGIANLTLIPYYGIKGAAISAVLSQFSASILFNLFFAKRIFLMQLKSLFFLR, translated from the coding sequence ATGCTGGTTAAACTTACAAAAAAAATAAATGTTAATTTTGAAATTAAGAAAATAATTTCAAATGCCGGGTGGCTTTTATTTGATAAATTCGTCCGATTAATGTTTGGTCTGCTTGTAGGAGTATGGGTAGCTCGTTATTTGGGGCCAGAGACATATGGTCAACTGGCATATGTAATTACGCTCATTAGTTTTTTTCAAGTGATAGCATTGCTTGGAATGGATACGATTTTAGTACGCGATATTGCTCATAATATAGATAAGGCACATCAAAATTTAGGAACCGCGCTCATTTTGCGTTTCTGTGTTGGTTTTTTATGTTTAATCGTGGCAGTGGGTGGGGTTGCTTTTTTTAATGGTGCCCATTTTGCATTGTTAACCTTATTGGCTGGTGGTGGACTAGTATTTCAATGCGCTGATACAATTGATATTTGGTTTCAAAGTCAAAGTCAGAGTAAAAGAACTGTTATAGCAAAGTTGTGCGCATACACTATTACAAATATAATGAGAGTTGTTCTAATATTATGTCACAGTCCGCTCTGGGCATTCGCGTTACTACTTAGCATAGATGCGTTATTATCTGCGTTAGCGCTGACCTATGCGTATAGAAAATTTAGAACTAAACATCAGTGGTCTGCAACTGTAGAAAAATGCAAATTATTACTTAGTGAGTCTTGGCCTTATTTAGTAAGTGGACTATCGATCATATTATATATGAGGATAGATCAGGTCATGATAAAAAATCTATTAGGTGAAGAATCATTAGGGGTTTATGCGGCCGCATTGCAATTTTCGACATTATGGAATTTTGTTCCGGTAACATTATCAGTGAGTTTGGCACCATATATTGCAAGAAAGAAGAGAGAGGGTGAGCATGAGTATTATAAAGCTATCGGAAATGTTTTTCTGATGTTTTCTTTCATTGGTTGGGGAATAACGTTAATAATTTCAGTAATGTCTCCATTTATTATAGAAATTATGCTAGGAACCAATTATACCAACGGAATTGGAGTGCTTGCTATACATGTAGTGACAAATTTATTCATTTGCTTAGGGGTGGCTCAAAGCTTATGGATTGTTAATGAAAGGAAAGGAACATTTACTCTATATAAGTCGCTTACAGGTCTTGTCGTTTGCGGCATAGCAAATTTAACTTTAATTCCATACTATGGAATTAAAGGTGCCGCGATATCTGCAGTATTGTCCCAGTTTTCGGCATCTATACTATTTAATTTGTTTTTTGCTAAAAGAATTTTCTTGATGCAACTCAAAAGTTTATTTTTTTTAAGGTAA
- the galF gene encoding UTP--glucose-1-phosphate uridylyltransferase GalF, whose product MINLKAVIPVAGLGMHMLPATKAIPKEMLPIVDKPMIQYIVDEIVAAGIKEIVLVTHASKNAVENHFDTSYELESLLEQRVKRQLLAEVQSICPPGVTIMNVRQAQLLGLGHSILCARPIIGDNPFVVVLPDVVLDTASADPLRYNLAAMVARFNETGRSQVLAKRMEGDLSEYSVIQTKEPLDNEGKVSRIVEFIEKPDQPQTLDSDLMAVGRYVLSADIWAELEHTQPGAWGRIQLTDAIAELAKKQSVDAMLMTGDSYDCGKKMGYMQAFVKYGLRNLKEGPKFRKSIEKLLSE is encoded by the coding sequence ATGATTAATTTGAAAGCAGTTATTCCGGTAGCAGGTCTGGGGATGCACATGTTGCCTGCCACAAAGGCAATCCCTAAAGAAATGCTGCCGATCGTAGACAAGCCGATGATTCAATACATTGTCGACGAAATTGTAGCTGCAGGTATCAAAGAAATCGTTCTGGTAACTCATGCGTCTAAGAACGCGGTTGAGAACCACTTCGACACCTCTTACGAACTCGAATCGTTGCTTGAGCAGCGTGTAAAGCGTCAGTTATTAGCCGAAGTGCAGTCTATCTGTCCTCCGGGCGTGACTATCATGAACGTTCGTCAGGCCCAGTTACTGGGTCTGGGTCATTCAATTCTTTGTGCTCGTCCTATTATTGGTGATAACCCGTTTGTCGTGGTATTACCTGACGTTGTGCTGGATACCGCGAGTGCGGATCCGCTGCGCTACAACCTCGCCGCCATGGTGGCTCGTTTCAATGAAACCGGGCGCAGCCAGGTGCTGGCTAAGCGTATGGAAGGCGATCTGTCTGAGTACTCTGTTATTCAGACCAAAGAGCCTTTAGACAACGAAGGCAAAGTCAGCCGTATTGTTGAGTTCATCGAAAAACCAGACCAGCCGCAGACACTTGATTCCGATCTGATGGCTGTAGGGCGCTATGTTCTGTCTGCTGATATTTGGGCAGAACTGGAGCATACGCAGCCAGGTGCCTGGGGGCGTATTCAGTTGACGGATGCCATCGCTGAGCTGGCGAAAAAACAGTCTGTTGACGCCATGCTGATGACGGGTGACAGCTACGACTGTGGTAAAAAAATGGGCTACATGCAGGCATTCGTTAAGTACGGTCTGCGTAACCTGAAGGAAGGACCGAAGTTCCGTAAGAGCATTGAGAAGCTACTGAGCGAGTAG
- the wcaM gene encoding colanic acid biosynthesis protein WcaM, with the protein MSEKKISRRTFLTAGSALAVLHTPVVRALESPASVNIQDYNPQDWVASFRQAFKEGQTVVVPKGLECKDLNTAIVIPPGKTLVLQGRISGNGRGRFVLQDGCRVMGEQGGSLRNVTLDVRGSDCVIKGIAMSGFGPVTQIYIGGKTARLMRNLTIADISITRANYGILRQGFHNRMDGVKITHCRFSDLQGDAIEWNVAINDSNILISDHVIERINCTNGNVNWGIGIGLAGSTYDNTYPDEQAVKNFVVANISGSDCRQLVHVENGKHFIIRNITARNITPDFSKKAGIDNATVAIYGCDNFVIDNINMENSAGMLIGYGVIKGRYLSIPQNFKLNNIQLDNSQLEYKLRGIQISSGNATSFVAITNVEMKRATLELHNQPQHLFLRNIKVMQHSATGPALKMHFDLRQDVRGKFMAKQDTLISLANVHAVNETGKSSVDIDRINHQVVNVEAVNFRLPGQGR; encoded by the coding sequence ATGTCAGAGAAAAAAATCTCACGCCGTACTTTTCTGACGGCAGGCTCTGCGCTTGCCGTATTGCATACTCCCGTTGTCCGGGCGCTTGAATCACCGGCCAGCGTCAACATTCAGGATTACAATCCACAGGACTGGGTCGCTTCTTTCAGGCAGGCGTTCAAAGAAGGACAAACGGTCGTCGTACCAAAAGGACTGGAATGTAAGGATCTGAATACCGCGATCGTTATTCCCCCGGGCAAAACGCTAGTACTGCAAGGGCGAATAAGCGGCAATGGCCGTGGCCGCTTTGTTCTGCAGGATGGATGCAGGGTGATGGGTGAGCAGGGCGGGAGCCTGAGGAATGTTACCCTCGATGTGCGGGGATCGGACTGTGTGATAAAAGGGATTGCCATGAGCGGCTTCGGTCCCGTAACGCAAATCTATATCGGCGGTAAAACGGCAAGACTGATGCGTAATCTGACCATCGCTGATATTAGCATCACACGCGCTAACTATGGGATCCTGCGTCAGGGCTTTCATAACCGGATGGATGGCGTAAAGATTACGCATTGCCGTTTTAGTGACCTTCAGGGCGATGCCATTGAGTGGAATGTGGCGATAAACGACAGCAACATCCTCATTTCTGACCATGTCATTGAACGTATAAACTGTACTAATGGTAATGTGAACTGGGGCATCGGCATCGGGCTGGCTGGAAGTACCTATGACAATACCTATCCCGATGAACAGGCAGTAAAAAACTTTGTGGTGGCGAATATCTCTGGCTCGGACTGCCGACAGCTAGTCCATGTGGAGAACGGCAAACACTTTATCATTCGCAATATCACTGCACGAAATATCACCCCGGATTTCAGTAAGAAAGCGGGCATCGATAATGCGACGGTCGCTATTTATGGATGCGATAATTTCGTTATTGATAATATCAATATGGAAAATAGCGCAGGCATGCTCATTGGCTATGGCGTAATCAAAGGACGATATTTATCCATTCCGCAAAATTTTAAATTAAATAATATTCAACTGGATAATTCGCAACTTGAATACAAATTACGTGGTATCCAAATCTCATCAGGCAATGCCACTTCATTTGTCGCTATCACCAACGTGGAGATGAAGCGTGCCACGCTTGAGTTACATAACCAACCGCAGCATCTCTTTTTACGTAACATCAAGGTGATGCAGCACTCCGCTACAGGACCCGCGCTTAAGATGCACTTCGATCTGCGCCAGGATGTGCGCGGCAAGTTTATGGCCAAACAGGACACATTGATCTCGCTGGCCAATGTTCATGCAGTAAACGAAACTGGGAAGAGTTCAGTTGACATCGACCGTATAAACCATCAGGTCGTCAATGTCGAGGCGGTGAATTTTCGACTGCCGGGGCAGGGGAGGTAA